GGCGTCGGTGCGCGAGATGTCGCGCAGGCCGAGCCAGCGGTGCGCCGCGACGGCCAGCTCGCCGACGGCCTTCGCCGCCTCCTCGGAAATGCGCGCGGGCGTGAAGAAGTCAGTGAGGCCGGCCGTGTAGCGGGCGGTGTAGTCGTAGACGCCGCTCTCCGGCACGATCTCGACGGCCGGCAGCGCCTCGGCGCCGTGCTCACCCTCGACGACCGTCACCGCCACCTCGACCCCGTCGACGAAGCGTTCCGCCAGCACGGTGTCGCCGTATGCGAAGCAGCCGACCATCGCCGCGGGCAGTTCCGACGCCTCGCGCACGACCTGCGTGCCGAGCGCCGAGCCGCCCTGGTCCGGCTTGAGAATCATCGGCAGGCCGAGGCGCTCCACCATCGCGTCGAGCACCGACTGCGCGCCGAGCTCACGGAAAGTGCTGTGGGGCAACACAATCCAGTCCGGCGTCGAGAAGCCGGCCTGCTGCACGAACGCCTTCGCGGTCGGCTTGTCCCACGCGCGACGGCAGCCCTGCGAGCTCGTGCCGACGAAGGGCACGCCGAGCATTTCCAGCACTGTCTGCACGGAGCCGTTCTCGCCCTCACCGCCGTGCAGCGCGACGACGACCGCGTCAGGTCGCTGCGTACGCAAGCGCTCGAGCAGCCCGGCGTCGGTGTCCCACTCCTCCACGGTGAGCCCCTCGGAGCGCAGCGCGGCCGAAAGCCGGCGGCCCGAACGGAGGGAGACGTCGCGTTCGTGGGAAAGCCCGCCTGCGAGCACGGCAACGGTACGGTCGACCACCGTGGGAACTCCTTAGTTTGCTGCGGACCGGTCAGACAGTGTCCGGCGACGGGGTTTCCGACCCCGAGATGGTGCGTGCCTTCACGCTACCGAAGGTGCGGCTGAGGTCCATTTCGGACTCCAGCACCGCCGCGAGCCGGCGCACGCCTTCGCGGATCCGTTCGGGCGTCGGGTAGCAGTACGACAGGCGCATCTGGCGCGAGCCGTAACCGTCGGCGTAGAAGCCGGTGCCCGACGCGTACGCCACGCGCGCGGTGACGGCGCGCGGCAACATCGCTTTGGTGTCAACACCTTCCGGCACGGTCACCCACACGTAGAAGCCGCCTTCGGGCATCGTCCACGAGCACCCGGGCGGCAGGTACTGGTTCAGCGCCGAGATCATCGCGTCGCGGCGCTCGCGGTAGTTCTCGCGGAACTTCTTGATCTGGCCCTTCCAATCGTGCGTCGCGAGGTAGCGCGAGACGATCATCTGGTTGAACGTGGGCGGGCACAGCGTCGCGGATTCCGCTGCCAGCACAAGCTTTTCGCGCACGGCGTGCGGCGCGAGCACCCAGCCGACGCGCAGGCCGGAGGCGAACGTCTTCGAGAACGAGCCGAGGTACACCACGTTCTCGGGGTCGATCGAGCGCAGCGCCGGGTAGGTCTGGCCGTCGAAGCCGAGGAGCCCGTATGGGTTGTCCTCGACGATCAGCACACCGTGCTCGCGGCAGATCTCCACGATCTCCGCGCGGCGCTCGACGGCGAGCGTGACGCCGGCGGGGTTGTGGAAATTCGGGATGGTGTAAAGGAACTTGACGCGCCGGCCCGTCTTCTCGGCCTGCCGCAGCGCCTCGCGAAGCCCGTCGGGCACGAGGCCCTGGTCGTCCATCGCGACGTGCACGACCTTCGCCTGATACGCCGCGAACGAGCCGAGCGCGCCGACGTACGAAGGGCCTTCGGCGATCACGATGTCACCGGGGTCGCAGAAGAGCCGGGTGACCATGTCGAGGCCCATCTGCGAACCGACGGTGACGACGACGTCGTCCGGGTGCGCCTTGATGCCCTCGAGAGCCATGATTTCGCAGATCTGGTCGCGCAGCGTGGGGATGCCGTGGGCCGACCCGTACTGCAGCGCCACGAGACCCTCGTCGACGATGATCTCCGCCACCTGCGCCGACAGCGTGTCCAGCGGCAGCGCGGCGAGGTTCGGCATGCCGCCGGCCAGCGACACGACCTCGGGCCGGCTCGCCACCGCAAAGAGGGCCCGGATCTCCGAAGCGGTCATCCCGGCGGTGCGCGCTGCGTACCGGTCGAGGTGAGGGTCGAGATTGTGGCGGCCGGCTTGCGGCTTGACGGGGCGGTTCTCGGTCATCGACACACCTGAGGGCTCGGTGGTACCTGCGGGTAGATCCATCGAGTGTAACCAGGGCCTCTTCCTGGTCCCCGCTCTTCCGGCGCTCATCACATCGTCCTATTCTTCGAGTGGCTCTTCCGGTCGTTCCTGCGCTCTTGCGGGGAACGGATGCCGGTCGTGAGGGATTCGGGGAGGTTCCAGGTGTCGCGTCGCGTGGTGGGCGTCACACTCGACAACCTAGAAGACCTGCCCAAAAGCTGCCGCCGGTGCGTCTACTGGGAGCTCGCGCCGCACCTCAAGGCCCAGGCGGAGGAGTTCGGCTCCACCGAGGTCGAGAAGGAAGCGTGGGTCTCCAGCGTGCTGCTGGAGTGGGGTTCCTGCGGCCGCATCGTCTACAGCGACACGCTGCCGGTCGGCTTCGTGCTCTACGCGCCGCCGAACGCCGTGCCGCGCTCCCTGGCCTTCCCCACGTCGCCGCCCAGCGCTGACGCCGTGCTGCTCACCGCGTTCCAGGTCCTGCCGGAGTTCCGCGGCGGCGGCCTCGGCCGGATGCTCGTGCAGGCCGTGGCGAAGGATCTGACCAAACGCGGCGTCCGCGCCATCGAGGCGTTCGGCGACGCCGTGCCCGACGAACTCGACCCGATGGGCCAGCACACGTGCGTGCTGCCGGCGGCTTTCCTGCAGAGCGTCGGCTTCAAGACGGTGCGGCCGCACTCGAAGTGGCCGCGGCTTCGGCTGGAGCTGCGCTCGGCGATCACCTGGAAGGAAGACGTCGAGGCGGCTTTGGAACGGCTGCTCGGCCAGGTGACCATCACGACGGCGGAGCCGAGTCTCGGACGGGCTTGATCAGCTGCTCTCAAGCTTCGTCTTGAGCTTGGTGAGGCTGTCGCGCCAGTAGGCCTTGAAGTTGTCGGCTGTCTCTTCGTCGACGATCCGCTCGTGCACCAAGGCGATCCGGGTCTTTGTGCCTTTGTCGACAAATCCGATGTTGACCCGCGTGGCTCCGTCTCCCCAATCGAACCGCGCCGACTTGTTCCGTTGCGACGTTCTGAGCGCGAGCCGATCGCCGTCGAGCCACTCTTCCCTCGCGGCCGGCTCGGCCACGGCTTTGTACACGTCGTCGACACTCGCCTCGATCGTCCGGCTCGCACTCACCGTGAACAGCCCGTCCCGACCCCCGTTGCGCGGCCGCAACCCCCGGGACCGCTCGTACTCGACGGTCACTGTCTGTGCCCACCAATTGCCCAACTGATAGTCCTCGACGAGCCGGCCGACGATCTCCCCGTGGCCCTGACCACGCGCTCCCCACGCGTCGAGCACCTCACCCCACTCGCCGAACCCTCGCCCGGTTGCCGTACGCACCGCATCGTCCGAGGTCAACTTCGTGCCACCCATGACAGCCCTCCTGGTCTCGTCACAAGGAACGTCGCCACCGACCCCACCCCTTCGACACACCCCCCGAAAGATCTTCGCGACGCCCACTTACCACGGTCTTACCCAGCCCGAAATACCCGATTTTCCCAGCTGTGCACAACTGTGGAAGAAACCCCGAGTTATCCACAGATCCCTGATAGACGCCGTGGAAAACCTGTGGATGAGTAGACTGGATCTGGGGACGCCCCCCGAGGAGGGCGGGGGCTGCCCCAAGGTGTGGTGTGTCCCTGGCGGAGCGGGCGCAATGGGTTGTGGCGGTCGGCTGGAGCGGTCGAAGCGGTTGCGTGGCTCCGGTTGTGGGGTTGGCGGTGGACTACTCCACCTGGGTTGGCCCGTGCATCGCTTGGGGTTAGTTCCGGGGCGGGGTTGTGCACAGGGAGCCAGCGGTAAGCGGTGGGTCACGCGGTGGGTGCGGCTGGTTGTGGGGATCTGGGTGACTACCCAGAGTGGTTGTGGGTAAGTCCACCGAAGGTGCCACGGTCGGGCGCCGGGCCGGGCGGCTGGGGTGTCGAGGGGCACGAAGGTCGAGACACCGCCGAAGGTGCCACAGTCGACCGCCGGATGTGGCGGCCTGGGTGTCGAGAGACACGGGGTCGAGCCACACGGCGGTCGAGCCGCACGAAGGTCGAGGCACGGGGGTCGAGCCGCAGTGGTGGTGGTGGGGTCCGGCCGGGTTGGGTGTGATGGGTAGCGCTCGGGGTCGGCGATGGGCTGCGGTTGGGCCGCGCACCATTGCCTGGAGAGGCAGCGGAGCGGCGCCAGGAGCCGACGACCTGCCGTCGCTCCCTGATGACCGGCCTCGGACGACTTACAGCTCGAAGGCCTACGGCCGGAGGCATCAACCAGCCCGCCAACGGCAGCACCGACGCAAGGGTTGCTGAACGCCGGCACCAATCCAGGACTCCCGAACAGCGCCGACGCATCCTGGCCGCCAAACCCCAGCGGCTGAGCTGGAGCCATCGATTGCGACGGTCCGAGCTGGCGACCAGCGAGCAACGAGCCGGCAATCGTGCGGCTACTAATGCGGGGAGGCTGATCTCGCGGCCTGGTCTCAGCATGCGGTGGATAGCGACCGACGGACAGCGGCTTCTGGCTACCGACCGGCGGTTCGGCTTGGCGGATACCGACCGGCGATGTCGATCGAAGCTCACCGGCCAGTGGACACGACCCGGCCCGCGTCTGTGCGCGCCGTCCAGCAGAGACTGCCATCGAGGACGGGACCTGCGGCCCGGCCAGCGGACGGGCCCGCGTTTGGCGCACTGCTCAGTAGCAAGGACGCTCAGGGCTGGTGCACAGAATCAGCCCCAGCGCACCAGCGGCTGAGCAGGGACTGGTCCGGTGGCAGGGTTTGCGCCCGCGCGGATGCGAGTGGGTAGTCCTTGGCGGCGGCACGCAGCGCTGCGGAGCAGCACACAGCGCCGGCCGGGCAGCGACCTGATTCCAGAGACGGGTGGGATTGCACGGTGACTGCTGTCCAGCCTGCGGCGATCGCGGCCGACGCCCGTGGACGGCGGCGAGAGCTCGGCGGCTTGGGCTGTGGAAAGCGATGGGGGTCTGTCATCGGAGGGCGTGGCGCGTGGTGATTCTGGAGAGCTGGGTCTGGTGGCCGTTGACCGGGCAGCGGTCAACGGCCGGTGGCCAGAACCTGGCCCGGTGGCTCGGAATTCGGTGGTTTGTGGCGGGCCGCGGGCGGCCGCGATGAGTGGGTGGGTGATCGGAGTTCGGCCCGGAGGCTGAAGCTCGGTGGCCGAGGCCTGGCGGCGGGTGGCCAGGACGTGCCGGGAGCGTCGGGCACGGACGTACGAAGCCCGCCCCGGGCGTCGGCGCGGGCCGCTGGAACCGGTGATCAGAGGGTTGAGACCGGCGGTTGGGTGCTGGCGCACGCCGGAGGGCCAGGCCCGTGGTGACTCGCTCGTGGGCAGAGGCGGCGGTGATGCTCGGCTGCCGATCTGCAGCCGGAGGCTGCGAAGTCTCCCGACAACCCGCGACCGACGTTCCGGGCTGGCAGGGGCAGTGGGCAGGTGCCGGAGAACTGACGGCTGAGCACGGCGAGCGGGATCCGTGCAATGACCTTGGGGGCCAATGGTCGGGGCCCAAGGCAAGGGGAATGAGATCGGGTCTCGGGGGCGGTGGGGTGGCGACCGAGCCGGCGGGGAGCCACGAGCTGTGGGCCGAGAGACGGTGGCGTGAGCGCGGCGGGGCGGGTAGGCGCCAGGCGGTGGAGGGCGGTGGCGGTGAGCCACGAGCTGTGGAGCGAGAGACGGTGGCGGTGGGAGCCGGGTGGTGGAGGGCAGTGACCGTGAGCGGTGGCCCGGCGGATGGCTGCCAGCCGGTGGAGGGCGGTGGCCCGGCGGATGGCTGCCAGCCGGTGGAAGGTGGTGGCCCGGCGGATGGCTGCCAGCCGGTGGAAGGTGGTGGCCCGGCGGATGGCTGCCAGCCGGTGGAAGGTGGTGGCCCGGCGGATGGCTGCCAGCCGGCGGAAGGCGGTGGCGAGAGCCGTGGTGGTCACCAGCGAAACAGCAGCGAAAAGACGAGAGCCGGGCCTCGGAACGGAGGGGCCCGGCTCAGTCGTGAAGAGGCAGCTACTCGGCCTTGGCCAGTTCGTGCGCCAGGACGTCCGCGAAGGTGAAGGTGCCCGTGGGTTGGTCGCCTTCGCCGAGGAGGTAGAGGCGTTTGACGGCGATGAGGATGCCCTCGGCGACGATGTCGCGGAAGGCGGGGTCGCCGAGTTTGCGGCTGTCGTCCGGGTTGGTGAGGTAGCCGATCTCGACGCGGACGGCGGGACAGCGCGTGCGGGTGAAGATTTCCCAGGTTTTGTAGTGGGTGCGGCAGTCCCGCAGACCGGTGCGGGCCACGACCTCGCGCTGGATGAAGCCGGCGAGGAGTTCGCCGACGGTGGACGTGGTGCCGTTGCCGGTGCCGAAGTGGAAGCTGGCGATGCCCTGGGCGCGGGGGCTGGGGTTGCTGTCGCTGTGGAGCGACAGGAACAGGTCGGCGCCGGCGTCGTTGGCGAAGCGGGCGCGTTCGAAGTCCGTGGGGCTGTGGTTGGGACCCCTCGAAATCAGGGCTTCCATGCCGGTGGCCTGCATGCGGCCTTCGAGGCGCCGTGCGAGGTCCCAGGCGATGTCGGCTTCGCGGAGGCCGCCGGCGATCACGCCGAGGTCTTCGCCGCCGTGGCCGGGGTCGATGACGATGCGCTTGCCGCGCAGGCGGGGGCCGGCCTGGCGGACCTGCTCCTGTTCGCGCAGGAACACGGGGCGGCCGCCGCGGGCGCGGGGCGACGAAAGGCGGTGCAGCTCGCGGATGGTGGCCGGGCCGCAGATGCCGTCGGACTCCAGGCGCATGTCGCGCTGGAAGGTGCGCAGGGCGCGTTCGGTCTGGGGGCCGAAGTAGCCGTCGGGGCGGCCGGCGTCGAAGCCGAGTTCGGTGAGGCGCTCCTGCAGCGCGAAGACGTCGTCGCCCTGCACGGGTGCGGACAGCATGAACTGCAGCGGACGGCTCCCCAGGTGGAAGCTCGCGCCCTTCATCGCCTGGAACGTCGCGGGGCCGACCACCCCGTCGGTGATCAGCCCACGGCGCTGCTGGAAGGCCCGCACGGCGTGCTCGACGGCGGCGTCGAAGGTGCCGTACTGCTCGGTCCCCGCCACCGGCGGGAGCAGGTCCATCCCGGCAAGGATCGACCTGATCTCGGCGACGTCCGGACCGGCGTCACCGCGGCGGAGTACCCGCATGCACTCCTCGCTCTTCCTAGGGCACCGAAACCGGCTCGATGCGAGAACAGAAAACCTGTGTGGGTGGTAAGCCCAGGGCACCTATTGTGCCCTGTGAACTGTCGGTGAGCGCGCAGGCCCGGTCGGTGTGCCCCGGGAGAGCGCAAGCCGCCGCAGGGCGGACACGCGCGTGCGCCTGCGTGATCATGGCCACGGACACTTCGCCCGAACGTGCGAGAAC
The sequence above is a segment of the Amycolatopsis sp. 2-15 genome. Coding sequences within it:
- a CDS encoding D-alanine--D-alanine ligase family protein; translated protein: MVDRTVAVLAGGLSHERDVSLRSGRRLSAALRSEGLTVEEWDTDAGLLERLRTQRPDAVVVALHGGEGENGSVQTVLEMLGVPFVGTSSQGCRRAWDKPTAKAFVQQAGFSTPDWIVLPHSTFRELGAQSVLDAMVERLGLPMILKPDQGGSALGTQVVREASELPAAMVGCFAYGDTVLAERFVDGVEVAVTVVEGEHGAEALPAVEIVPESGVYDYTARYTAGLTDFFTPARISEEAAKAVGELAVAAHRWLGLRDISRTDAVITADGTVHFLEVNLSPGLTETSTVPMAVEAAGKSLGSVFADLVARAVAR
- a CDS encoding PLP-dependent aminotransferase family protein, whose translation is MTENRPVKPQAGRHNLDPHLDRYAARTAGMTASEIRALFAVASRPEVVSLAGGMPNLAALPLDTLSAQVAEIIVDEGLVALQYGSAHGIPTLRDQICEIMALEGIKAHPDDVVVTVGSQMGLDMVTRLFCDPGDIVIAEGPSYVGALGSFAAYQAKVVHVAMDDQGLVPDGLREALRQAEKTGRRVKFLYTIPNFHNPAGVTLAVERRAEIVEICREHGVLIVEDNPYGLLGFDGQTYPALRSIDPENVVYLGSFSKTFASGLRVGWVLAPHAVREKLVLAAESATLCPPTFNQMIVSRYLATHDWKGQIKKFRENYRERRDAMISALNQYLPPGCSWTMPEGGFYVWVTVPEGVDTKAMLPRAVTARVAYASGTGFYADGYGSRQMRLSYCYPTPERIREGVRRLAAVLESEMDLSRTFGSVKARTISGSETPSPDTV
- a CDS encoding GNAT family N-acetyltransferase — its product is MSRRVVGVTLDNLEDLPKSCRRCVYWELAPHLKAQAEEFGSTEVEKEAWVSSVLLEWGSCGRIVYSDTLPVGFVLYAPPNAVPRSLAFPTSPPSADAVLLTAFQVLPEFRGGGLGRMLVQAVAKDLTKRGVRAIEAFGDAVPDELDPMGQHTCVLPAAFLQSVGFKTVRPHSKWPRLRLELRSAITWKEDVEAALERLLGQVTITTAEPSLGRA
- a CDS encoding SRPBCC domain-containing protein, translated to MGGTKLTSDDAVRTATGRGFGEWGEVLDAWGARGQGHGEIVGRLVEDYQLGNWWAQTVTVEYERSRGLRPRNGGRDGLFTVSASRTIEASVDDVYKAVAEPAAREEWLDGDRLALRTSQRNKSARFDWGDGATRVNIGFVDKGTKTRIALVHERIVDEETADNFKAYWRDSLTKLKTKLESS
- a CDS encoding N-acetylmuramoyl-L-alanine amidase produces the protein MRVLRRGDAGPDVAEIRSILAGMDLLPPVAGTEQYGTFDAAVEHAVRAFQQRRGLITDGVVGPATFQAMKGASFHLGSRPLQFMLSAPVQGDDVFALQERLTELGFDAGRPDGYFGPQTERALRTFQRDMRLESDGICGPATIRELHRLSSPRARGGRPVFLREQEQVRQAGPRLRGKRIVIDPGHGGEDLGVIAGGLREADIAWDLARRLEGRMQATGMEALISRGPNHSPTDFERARFANDAGADLFLSLHSDSNPSPRAQGIASFHFGTGNGTTSTVGELLAGFIQREVVARTGLRDCRTHYKTWEIFTRTRCPAVRVEIGYLTNPDDSRKLGDPAFRDIVAEGILIAVKRLYLLGEGDQPTGTFTFADVLAHELAKAE